A region of the Gemmatimonadaceae bacterium genome:
ACAACCAGCTGCTCCGCATTGAAGAGCAGCTCGAAGGGTACGCCGAGTACCCGGGCGGAGCGCTCTTTGGCATCTAAGCGCGGATCGAGCCGGGACAAACCTGGCCGGGTCTGGCTCCGGCGCCTCGCGTGGGGCGCCGGTGTGCTGGGCGTGCTCGCCTACGCCGTGGAAGGAGGCGAGTACGGCACCAGCGACCTGCTCACGCAGCGCGAGCAGAAGGCCGCGCTCGAGGATTCGCTTGATGCGGTGAAGGCCGAGGTCGATTCGCTGGAGCAGGAGCTCAAGGTGGTGAACACCGATCCCGTGCGGCTCGAGCGGATGGCGCGTGAGAAGTGGGGGATGGTGAAGGGCGACAAGGAGCTGCTCTACTGGACCGTGACCGACGCCAAGAAGGCGGCGGCGGATTCGGTGAAGGCGGCGGCCGCGGATACGACCGAGCGATAGTTCGTGTGAAAGACCAGCTTTGTGACGGTCTTTCGGGGTTGACTCCCACGTTTCACCCGCTAATATCCCAAGACTGCCGCGGGGTGGAGCAGCCTGGTAGCTCGTCGGGCTCATAACCCGAAGGTCGCGGGTTCAAATCCCGCCCCCGCCATAGTGCACTCGGCCAGTCCGCAAGGGCTGGCCGTTTGCGTCCCGGAACTCGCTGCCTTGCTCCGCAGCGTGAGTGATGGGGCTGGGTAGCTCAGCCGGTTAGAGCGCACGACTCATAATCGTGAGGTCGAGAGTTCGAGTCTCTCCCCAGCTACTTCGACAATCGCACGTCTGTCGGCAAGCGCCGCCCCCATGCTCGGGGGCGGCGCTTTTGCGTGGCGGGGCAGGCGGGGCGAGGTGCGTGATGCGTGCTGGCGCTCGTTGCGTTGAAAGGATGGCACGCGCGTAGAACCGATGCGTCTCTGCGGCGCCGGCCGCCCTATCGTGCGGCATGGCATCGCGACTCCTCGAAGAGGTCCGGGCAAAAGCCGCGCTCAAGCGCTACAGTCCGCGCACGGTGGAGGCCTACGTGCGCTGGATCGTGGCGTTCGTGCGGTTCCATGGCACGCGGCATCCGCGGCTGTTGGGGGCGGCCGATGTGGAAGCGTATCTCCGCTATCTCGTACAGGAGCGGAGGGTAGCCGCGTCTACGCAGAATCAGGCGCTGGCCGCGCTGCGCTTCTTGTACCTCAGCGTGCTCGAGATGCCCCTCGAGCAGGTGGCGGCGCTGACGCCGGCCAAGCGGCCGCATGTGCTCCCAAACGTGCTCTCACGTGAAGACGTGCGGCGCGTGTTGGGCGCAATGCGCGGTCAGCCCGCGCTGATGGCCCAGCTGCTGTACGGCTCCGGGCTGCGCCTGATGGAATGTTGCCAGCTGCGGATCAAGGACCTCGATCTGAATAGGCTGGAGATCGTGGTGCGCAACGGCAAGGGGACGAAGGACCGGATCACGATGATCCCCGCGTCGATGCGTGCCCCGCTGGCGGCGCACATCGAGCGCGTGCGCCAGGAGTGGGTGCGGCGGCGCATGAAGGGCGGCGGCTACGTGACCTACCCCGGCGTGGGCGGCACGAAGGGGAAGGGGGCGCAGTTGGCTGCCGGGTGGTGCTGGCTCTTTCCTGCCTCGCGTGAGTACTGGGACGCCGCGATGCAGCGCCACGTCATGCACCATCAGCACCACACCGTGCTGCAGCGCGCGGTTCTCGAGGCCGGGCGCCGAGCGGGCCTCACCAAGCGCGTCGGCTGCCACACCCTGCGGCACAGCTTCGCCACGCACCTCCTCGAGGCCGGGTATGACATTCGCACCATTCAGCAGCTGCTGGGCCACGAGGACGTCTCGACAACCATGCTGTACACCCACGTGCTCAACCGCGGGGGCCACGGCGTGCGGAGCCCCCTCGACACGATGGGGCCCGGC
Encoded here:
- a CDS encoding septum formation initiator family protein — its product is MASKRGSSRDKPGRVWLRRLAWGAGVLGVLAYAVEGGEYGTSDLLTQREQKAALEDSLDAVKAEVDSLEQELKVVNTDPVRLERMAREKWGMVKGDKELLYWTVTDAKKAAADSVKAAAADTTER
- a CDS encoding integron integrase, which produces MASRLLEEVRAKAALKRYSPRTVEAYVRWIVAFVRFHGTRHPRLLGAADVEAYLRYLVQERRVAASTQNQALAALRFLYLSVLEMPLEQVAALTPAKRPHVLPNVLSREDVRRVLGAMRGQPALMAQLLYGSGLRLMECCQLRIKDLDLNRLEIVVRNGKGTKDRITMIPASMRAPLAAHIERVRQEWVRRRMKGGGYVTYPGVGGTKGKGAQLAAGWCWLFPASREYWDAAMQRHVMHHQHHTVLQRAVLEAGRRAGLTKRVGCHTLRHSFATHLLEAGYDIRTIQQLLGHEDVSTTMLYTHVLNRGGHGVRSPLDTMGPGDIGEDRRRS